In one Silene latifolia isolate original U9 population chromosome 10, ASM4854445v1, whole genome shotgun sequence genomic region, the following are encoded:
- the LOC141607695 gene encoding uncharacterized protein LOC141607695, whose amino-acid sequence MSVTEAAVSAVLVKEQEGVQHPVYYISKSLLPAETRYTSFEKLALALVTAYYKLRPYFESHTIYVITNYPLKTIIRKPELLGRMTKWSVHLSGYDLQFEPRTAIKSQALADFVSDFCPATREEAEEGMLKIMGSQDSEIWTLYIDGASNARGAGVGLVLRSPKGDKIVQAVRCEFKATNNEAEYEALILGMQMASGLKVRNLRVYSYSLLVVNHVNNEYVARDSKMIAYLKIDTEQKSKFRAFKIT is encoded by the coding sequence ATGTCAGTCACGGAAGCAGCTGTAagtgcggtcttggtcaaagaacaAGAAGGAGTACAACATCCTGTGTATTACATTAGCAAGTCTCTgcttcctgcagagaccaggtacacttccTTTGAAAAACTAGCATTGGCTTTGGTTACTGCTTACTATAAACTGCGACCGTACTTTGAATCTCACACCATCTACGTAAtaaccaactacccgctaaaaacTATTATAAGGAAGCCTGAACTTTTGGGCAGAATGACTAAATGGTCAGTGCATCTTAGTGGGTATGACTTGCAATTCGAACCCAGAACAGCGATAAAATCCCAAGCCTTAGCGGATTTCGTCTCTGACTTCTGCCCTGCTACCCGTGAGGAAGCAGAAGAAGGAATGCTGAAAATAATGGGAAGTCAGGATAGCGAAATATGGACCCTATACATTGACGGAGCCTCAAATGCAAGGGGGGCTGGTGTAGGTTTGGTCCTTCGGTCACCTAAAGgtgataagatagtacaagctgtTAGGTGTGAGTTCAAGGCAACTAACAACGAAGCCGAGTATGAAGCCCTTATACTTGGGATGCAGATGGCGTCGGGGCTTAAGGTGAGGAACCTGAGGGTGTATAGCTATTCCTTACTTGTGGTGAATCATGTAAACAACGAATATGTGGCACGTgattcaaagatgatagcctACTTGAAGATAGACACAGAGCAAAAATCAAAGTTTAGGGCGTTCAAAATAACTTAG